In Xanthomonas fragariae, the genomic window AGGTGCAGGACGTAGTCGGGGATGGCCTGGTCGGAAGACGGAGACGTCACGACGGTCGCCTGGGCAGTGGGGCCTGGGTTCATGACGGAAGACTATTCCAGCAACGCAGTCGCGGCAAACGTTTGCGCGCCATACAGCACAGATGAGGCATCAAACGCAAACAGCCCGCATTGGGCGGGCTGTTCTGATCGATCAAAGTGATGCGAACAATCAATCGTCGTTCTTGGACATGTCTTCGTCGGCAACCACTTCGGCAGCAGCCCACTCCAGCGCTTCGCGCTCAGCACGCTCGCGCTCGGCCTTCTCGACTTCATCGATCAGCGCGTTGTCGATCCGGCGTGCGGCGATTTCGCGCAGTGCCATCACGGTGGGCTTGTCGCTGGCGTCTGCGTTCTCGATCAGCGGCTGCACGCCGTTGGCGAGCTGACGGGCACGCTTGGAGGCCATCATGACCAGCTCGAAACGGTTGTTCACGACTTCCAGGCAATCTTCTACGGTAATGCGGGCCATGCGGGCTCCCGGCGACCAGCAACGGCCGCTCATCGAATGAGGGAAAGGGACCGGAGTGTACGCCCGGACTAGCGCCCAGGCAATCGCCGCCGACCCAGTTTCCTTTGGAATCAGGCATTTGGGCCAAAAGAAGGCGTGAAACTCAGTCCAGCAGCGCCTGAATCAGCCCGGCGTGCCGCTGCTGCTGTGCCTTGCGACGCAAGCGGCTGGCGGTGAAGATCGCGCACATCTCCGAGACAGCGGTGTCGAAGGTCTCGTTGATGATGACGTAATCGAATTCTTCGAAATGGAGCATCTCTTCGCGTGCGGCGGCTAGGC contains:
- the rpoZ gene encoding DNA-directed RNA polymerase subunit omega, translating into MARITVEDCLEVVNNRFELVMMASKRARQLANGVQPLIENADASDKPTVMALREIAARRIDNALIDEVEKAERERAEREALEWAAAEVVADEDMSKNDD